A stretch of Primulina tabacum isolate GXHZ01 chromosome 13, ASM2559414v2, whole genome shotgun sequence DNA encodes these proteins:
- the LOC142521812 gene encoding LOW QUALITY PROTEIN: uncharacterized protein LOC142521812 (The sequence of the model RefSeq protein was modified relative to this genomic sequence to represent the inferred CDS: deleted 1 base in 1 codon) gives MSSRFQAAVLVSAPCYPNAVAWSEENLVAVASGSLVTILNPAKPSGAGCRGAISVLPSKPFSIGVINDGGIDFLSGCLLPMHVSRNTRPCVRSISWFPAGLASNAGCLLAVCTTGGRVKLYRFPFCDFSAEWIEVMDISEMMYNYLSKINFGESQIISSESLDVIGSRDNVEYECPNEPPVSSLRKERKRRRQNETNVAAKKLDNVNENNTWEIIPISVSEGKPLKIKECNVQLITAQQYASRNAMLTPLIVAWSPILRTSEDWVSIPHNSSGCCSFLATGLKCGLISFWRIDAPESYSIITPEHPCKASNGGFLKAHDTCITSICWALYGSEISKPQLLLATGSSNGSIWRVNIKELLKSSETVHASFSLLREVITVDSAPVSILSFTAPLQTPLNLFLAIGKGSGSFEVWTMNMTSHEFEIIGCYSAHDHIVTGLAWAFDGLCLYSCSQDNSMKAWNLVGKACLPDNSMKAWNLVGKALREIHIPSNTPGLNSSPDVPYVYDSCFGLEVSHGTLAIVVVSYSIRPFSYSWNVHELILNIARRFDSDLLNPMYQERTQKAAIEFLWIGGQQLDTSSNICFDIDFGSFPGFPEVELIWWEKNILWSLSLCGIFSGLLNIWDIVAALVSFKQSIPNYVEHILQKWLTSYFGSHFGICTTFLSTAFKILPTLSTLKLHLINVITRHVVLKNDEVSESRKHQDLERFSSAIEEQTNVWKELQLCCENELRRRLVGLYFSAILDLLSDVPTNFCDVGCWRPDEWPQLEHYISLNEKIVEDDLKFLAAKVGKIKKRRESFEYEEHCSFCSAIVPFESIEYAICSGVKNGNGVDQTHKLHRCSVSMQLCPAKYSWFCMCCQRRASKLAPLIFFTMPLYPSNFKSFFESSAFKKSFSPCCPLCGILLQRLQPKYLLSPSPV, from the exons ATGTCTTCCCGCTTCCAAGCGGCGGTGCTCGTATCAGCGCCTTGTTATCCGAACGCTGTTGCTTGGTCCGAAGAGAATCTGGTGGCGGTCGCTTCTGGTAGCCTCGTTACGATCCTG AATCCTGCTAAACCTTCTGGAGCTGGATGTCGAGGTGCAATTTCTGTTCTCCCAAGCAAGCCTTTTTCCATTGGTGTCATAAATGATGGAG GGATAGATTTTCTCTCTGGGTGCTTGTTGCCAATGCATGTGTCGCGGAATACACGACCATGTGTTAGGTCAATTTCCTGGTTTCCTGCAGGTCTTGCTAGCAATGCTGG TTGTTTGCTTGCTGTTTGCACCACTGGGGGACGCGTCAAACTTTACCGCTTTCCCTTCTGTGATTTTTCGGCTGAATGGATTGAG GTTATGGACATATCAGAGATGATGTATAattatctttccaagattaatTTCGGAGAGTCTCAAATTATATCTTCAGAAAGTTTAGAT GTGATAGGAAGTCGAGATAATGTAGAATATGAATGCCCTAATGAGCCACCTGTATCTAGtttaagaaaggaaagaaaacgAAGGAGACAGAATGAAACTAAT GTTGCTGCAAAAAAACTTGACAATGTAAACGAAAACAATACATGGGAAATTATTCCCATATCTGTTTCTGAAGGGAAACCTCTGAAGATCAAAGAATGCAATGTTCAACTAATAACGGCACAACAATATGCTTCTCGCAATGCAATGCTGACACCCCTTATTGTGGCTTGGTCACCGATTCTGAGGACATCTGAAGATTGGGTTTCTATTCCTCATAACTCCTCGGGCTGCTGCTCTTTTCTTGCTACTGGATTGAAATGTGGTCTAATTTCATTCTGGAGAATTGATGCACCAGAGAGTTATTCCATTATTACCCCTGAACACCCATGTAAAGCATCAAATGGTGGCTTTCTCAAGGCACATGATACATGCATCACATCTATTTGCTGGGCTTTATATGGCTCTGAAATTTCAAAACCTCAACTTCTTTTAGCGACGGGAAGTTCTAATGGGAGC ATTTGGCGGGTGAATATTAAGGAACTGCTGAAGTCATCTGAAACTGTTCATGCTTCATTTTCTTTGCTGAGGGAG GTTATTACTGTTGATTCAGCACCTGTCTCCATACTTTCATTTACTGCCCCCCTGCAAACACCACTAAATTTGTTCCTGGCTATTGGTAAAGGATCCGGATCATTTGAAGTGTGGACCATGAATATGACCAGCcatgaatttgaaataattgGCTGTTATAGTGCACATGACCACATT GTCACTGGATTAGCTTGGGCTTTTGATGGACTCTGCTTGTACAGCTGCAGCCAG GACAACTCTATGAAAGCGTGGAATTTAGTTGGGAAAGCATGT TTACCGGACAACTCTATGAAAGCGTGGAATTTAGTTGGGAAAGCACTAAGGGAAATACACATTCCTTCAAATACTCCTGGTTTGAATAGCTCCCCGGAT GTTCCATATGTATATGATTCTTGCTTTGGTCTGGAAGTATCTCATGGGACCTTGGCAATTGTTGTGGTATCATATTCCATCCGTCCATTCTCTTATAGTTGGAATGTCCATGAACTTATCCTGAATATT GCTCGAAGATTTGATTCTGATTTATTAAATCCCATGTACCAGGAAag AACTCAGAAAGCTGCTATCGAGTTCCTTTGGATTGGAGGGCAGCAATTGGACACTTCCTCCAATATATGTTTTGATATTGATTTCGGATCATTTCCTGGTTTCCCTGAGGTAGAATTAATTTGGTGggaaaaaaacatattatggtCTCTGAGTCTGTGTGGGATTTTCAGTGGGCTTCTGAACATTTGGGATATTGTGGCAGCCCTCGTGTCTTTCAAACAGTCGATACCAAACTATGTAGAGCATATTCTGCAGAAATGGTTGACATCTTATTTTGGATCCCATTTTGGCATTTGTACTACGTTCTTGTCTACGGCATTTAAAATTTTGCCCACTCTTTCAACCCTTAAGTTGCACCTCATCAATGTAATCACCAGGCATGTTGTGCTTAAAAATGATGAGGTGAGCGAGAGTAGAAAACACCAAGACTTGGAAAGATTCAGTAGTGCCATAGAGGAACAGACAAATGTATGGAAGGAGTTGCAGTTGTGCTGTGAAAATGAACTACGGAGAAGACTTGTTGGTTTATATTTTTCTGCCATTTTAGATCTTCTGTCAGATGTGCCAACAAATTTTTGCGATGTTGGCTGTTGGCGTCCTGATGAATGGCCACAACTGGAGCACTATATCTCACTTAATGAGAAAATTGTCGAAGatgatttaaaatttcttgCTGCCAAAGTTGGTAAAATTAAGAAGAG GAGAGAGAGTTTTGAATATGAAGAACATTGCAGTTTTTGTTCAGCAATTGTGCCATTTGAATCAATAGAATACGCCATTTGTTCGGGAGTGAAGAATGGCAATGGAGTTGATCAAACCCATAAGCTACACCGGTGTTCTGTATCTATGCAACTTTGCCCTGCTAAATATTCCTGGTTTTGCATGTGTTGTCAAAGACGAGCTTCAAAGTTGGCACCTCTAATTTTTTTCACGATGCCTTTATACCCTTccaattttaaatcttttttcGAATCTTCAGccttcaagaaatctttctcaCCATGTTGTCCCTTATGTGGGATACTTCTACAAAGATTACAGCCTAAATATTTACTCTCCCCATCTCCAGTATAA